The DNA region CAGGGCAAAGACGGCAAGTTCCTCTGGCCAGGCTTCGGCGAGAACATGCGCGCCCTCAAGTGGATCGTCGACCGTGCGCGGCTCCGCGTCGGCGGCCAAGAGACGCCCTTCGGTTGGGTCCCCAAGGCGGGCGACCTCGACCTCTCGGGCCTCAACATCTCGGCGGAGCAAGTCAACGCGGCGACGGCCATCGACCTCGACGAGTGGAAAGCGGAGCTCGAGGCCGACGGCGAGTTCTTCCAGTCGCTCGGAGCCCAACTCCCCGAGCCGCTTGAGCTTCAGCGCAAGCTCTTCCTGTCACGCATCGAGGCCATGAAGCGTCGTCACTGGACGAGCCCGCTCACGATGCGACCGGCCACCCCCGCCGAGTAGTCGCACCCTCCGCCGCTGACGGGACCGCTCGGGCAGGAGCCCGCTGTGGCGGTCCGGCCGTGCCGTCACGCGGGTGTGTGGCCTACGAGGGCGACCCGAGCGCGGAGGTATTTGACGGACATCCTCCGCACATGCGTTGGCGATCGTTTGGTCGTTCCCGGTCGCGCGAAGCGCCATCCGGATCGGGGCGTGTCCATCTGAGCGGCGCAAAAACCGCTCATTTCGGCACGGGAGGGCCGGCATGTAGGTTGCTACACCACCTGCCATGAGATCCTCCGCATCCGCACTCGCCGCCGCAGTGACGCTGGCCTTGGCCGGCGCCGGCTGCTCCTCCGAGCCCGCCACCGAAGAGACCGAGGAAGGCGCCCTGTCGCTTCCGGCGGAGCTCCAGGGCGACCGCTTCCAGTTCCGCGTGAACTCGCCCGAAGAGCAGCAGGGCGTCGACGCTCGAAACGCCTACGGCGCCGCCGTCTTGGCGAAGGCCGTCTACCTCGAGAAGTCTCCCGCCGAGATGGCCGCGGTGCTGAAGCAGCTCGGCGTCGGCGACGTCCGCGAGAAGGACGTCCTCATCTTCGAGGCCAAGAAGAGCGGCCTCGATCCGCGAACGCATCCCATCATCAACGGCACCAACGGCATGTACGTGAAGACGGCTAGCGCCGGCTTCCTCGTCTTCCGCGGCAGCGAAGACGGCGTCCTACAAGACGCGCTAACCAACGCGCAGGTCAACGGCGTCAACCCAGGCGGCGTGGTCTCGAACAACCGCGCCGGCCTTGGCAAGGCCCACTCGGGGTACTTCCTCGGGGTGAAGTCTGTGTGGTCGCAAATCCGCGACCGGCTCGCCAAGGAGCACGGCGACGCGGGCCGATCGAAGCTTCCGCTCTATGTCATCGGGCACAGCCTCGGCGGCGCCGTGGGGCAGATCGCCATGCACCACCTGCTCTTCGACAGCTGCATCGGCGGGGTCTTCAACCAGCTCGACCTGGCGGGCACCTGCGAGGAGAAGTACATCCCGGTGACCGCGCTCTACGCCTTCGGCTCGCCGCGCATCGGCGACGAGGAGTTCGCGACCACGCTCGCTTCCCGCGCGAAGCAGACCGGCACGCGCGTCTTCCGCTTCGTCAACGAGAAGGATCAGGTCTCGATGCTGCCGCGGCACGTGCCGATTCCTCAGATCGTGCTGCCGCCCTATCGCCACATCGGCGTCGGCGGCGACGAGCGCGCCTTTGCGATCTACCTCGGCAAGGACGGCGAACTAGTGGCGCCTGTCGACGCGCCGAGCAGCTGCAGCGGCAGTGACGTCGCCATCGAGGGCAAGAACCTCAAGGACATCGTCCAGTGCGACCTCACGATGTCGGAGTTCTTGAGCGGCATCGCCGCCGGAAAGCCGCCGTGGCGGACCGAACATTCGATGGCCCTCTACAAGGAGAAGCTCAAGATCACCGCTCAGATCGCGCTCCTGGGCCTCTCCCCCAAAGATCCGAAGACCGAAGATCTCCGCAAAGAGCTCAAGGCTTCGCTCGAGCGACTGCGGGCGCAGCTCGCCTCCATGCACCACACCGACTCGCGCTGACCTCGCACGCGGCGACGCATTATGCCTGGTCCTTCTTCTCTTTCGCCGAGCGCTTGCGAAAGAGAAGGAGGTAGTTGAAGCCGCGCAAGAAGAAGTTTCCCTCGTCGGCCGCGCGCCGGTAGTTCCCCATCTCGAGCGTCTTGTTGTGGCGCGTCACGCAGACGACGTCGTGCGGGATGAAGTCGGCCTTCGCCATCTCGAAGAGCTCAAAGCCCAAGGGGAAGAAGCCCTTGTCCTTCTTGAACACGTCGCACACGTAGATGGCCAGCATGGCTTCGTCCTTGAGCACGCGGGCGCACTCCGTGAGGACGAGGCGCATGGCGCGCTGGTAGCGGCCGTCGGCTTTGAGCTTGCCGATGCAACGGGCGTCGTCGGAGTAGTCGAGGTTGTCGGCGTAGGGCGGGTCCATGAAGACGAGCTCGACGCTGCCGCTCTTCAGCGGCAGGCTGCGGGCGTCTGCCTGTTTGATGTCGGGGCGTGTTGGCGCGAGGTCAAAGCCAAGGCCCTGTCGACCGAGGTCACGGCAGACGTCGAGGGTGGTTCCGCTGCCGCAGAACGGGTCGAGCACCTTGGCGCCTTCCGCCGTGAAGCGATGCACCACGTTCCAAATGACGTAGGAGGGCGTGGCGCCACGGAACGCCTGACTGCCCTGCGCACCGTCCCCGTAGTGTTGCGACGGGTAGTCCCAGAGGGTGCTGATTTGCGGAACGAGCTTCGGCTTGGAGAGCGCCACGGGCGGATTGTGCTCGGGAAGCCCCGAGGAGCCAACTGCGAAGGCGAAAACCTCGCCGTTGGCCGTCCGAGGAGCGATTTCGGCCGTCGCGCCGTGGCGCCATTCGCACTATGGTCCGCCGATGCAGTCGATGAACCGGCCCGTCGATCGTGGCTTCGTAAAAGCCGTCGCTTACAAGCGCACGCTCACGGGAGCGCTGAGCCTCGTCGGCGCCGTCGTCATGACGGCCATGGCGATGTCGCGGGGAGATCGGTCGCTGCTGCCGCTCGCGGCGGCGGTCATCTTCGTCGTGTCCGGTAGCTGGGCGCTCCGCGACGGCCTGCGGCTCTTCCGCGATCTCCGCGTCGGCTCGGAGCGGTAGCCCGCGACCGTTCCCCGAACTCACGACGCTATCGAAGCGTCAACGCGACAACGGCCGCGAAGGCCATGAAGACGCAGCTCGTGATCGTCAGCGCCCAGCGCGCATCGCGGTCGTAGCGCGGGGACGTCCACAGCGCGGCAACACCGATCGGCGGAGCGAGCACGAGCAGCAAGCCCAAGAACCACGGCGAGCTCCAGGGCTCGGCGACGGGGAGCCGTGGCATGACGTCGGCGGCGCGGCGCGCATCGGCCTCCGCCAGAGGAAGAGGCATCTGAAAGACGCGAGCGTGGCGCAGCGGAGCGACGCGGCGAACGTATTCGCGCTCTGCCGTGGACCGAACGGGCGTGGGTCGCCGCTCGCCACGCCGCCAATCGGCGCGAGCCTCATCGCCGACGTGCACGTCGACGAGCGTGTCGGCGTCGAGCGGCTGCGTGCTACGGGACGCCTTCCTTGCGAAGGGCGACGCTGGCAGGAAGAGGCACTTGGCTAGCTCGGCGCGGCCGCGAATCTTGAGCCATTCACGCGGGACGAGGTTGATGGGCGCTTCGCTCAGCCAACCGTTCCCGCGTAGCGTCGTCATCGGTCCGTTCAGGCTGAGGCTTCTGGGGGCCGCCCGCAAGGTGGGGTGTTCAATATCTCGTACCCACAGGCGAAAAAGCCCTTGGTTTCTCGAGGTGTTTTCCGCGGGCGAAGGCCGTCGATTTTACGGGATTCGCGCGGGCGTCGGCAGTTCGA from Myxococcales bacterium includes:
- a CDS encoding lipase family protein yields the protein MRSSASALAAAVTLALAGAGCSSEPATEETEEGALSLPAELQGDRFQFRVNSPEEQQGVDARNAYGAAVLAKAVYLEKSPAEMAAVLKQLGVGDVREKDVLIFEAKKSGLDPRTHPIINGTNGMYVKTASAGFLVFRGSEDGVLQDALTNAQVNGVNPGGVVSNNRAGLGKAHSGYFLGVKSVWSQIRDRLAKEHGDAGRSKLPLYVIGHSLGGAVGQIAMHHLLFDSCIGGVFNQLDLAGTCEEKYIPVTALYAFGSPRIGDEEFATTLASRAKQTGTRVFRFVNEKDQVSMLPRHVPIPQIVLPPYRHIGVGGDERAFAIYLGKDGELVAPVDAPSSCSGSDVAIEGKNLKDIVQCDLTMSEFLSGIAAGKPPWRTEHSMALYKEKLKITAQIALLGLSPKDPKTEDLRKELKASLERLRAQLASMHHTDSR
- a CDS encoding DNA methylase, with protein sequence MALSKPKLVPQISTLWDYPSQHYGDGAQGSQAFRGATPSYVIWNVVHRFTAEGAKVLDPFCGSGTTLDVCRDLGRQGLGFDLAPTRPDIKQADARSLPLKSGSVELVFMDPPYADNLDYSDDARCIGKLKADGRYQRAMRLVLTECARVLKDEAMLAIYVCDVFKKDKGFFPLGFELFEMAKADFIPHDVVCVTRHNKTLEMGNYRRAADEGNFFLRGFNYLLLFRKRSAKEKKDQA